A window of Streptomyces profundus genomic DNA:
CCAGCCACCGGCGTCCTCCAGCTCCTGGGGGAGGTCCCAGTGGTAGAGAGTGATCGCCGGGGTGATGTTCCGCTCCAGCAGCCCGTCGGCCAGCGAGCGGTAGAAGTCCAGGCCGCGCTGCACGGCGGGGCCGCGCCCGGTGGGCTGGACGCGGGACCAGGACACCGAGAAGCGGTATGCGCCCAGACCGAGTTCGGTCATCAGATCCAGGTCCTCGGACCACCGGTGGTAGTGATCGCAGGCGACATCGCCGGTGTCGCCCTCGAAGACCTTGCCGGGGGTGCGGCAGAAGGTGTCCCAGATGGACGGTGTTCGGCCGTCCTCACGAGCCGCGCCCTCGATCTGGTAGGACGCGGTCGCCGATCCCCACAGAAAGTCGGACGGGAAAACCCGTGGTTGCTTTTCAGACATGGAAGCGCTCCCATTCTTGCTCGTAGTGAGGGTATCGAACCGTGGCTGGCGAAGCGCTCAGCCCTTGAGTGCGCCGTTCATGATGCCGCCGACGATCTGCCTGCCGAACAGCACGAATGCGATCAGCAGAGGCAGCGTGCCCAGCAGTGCGCCGGCCATGATCACGCCACGGTCCGGCACGTACCCCTGGCCGAGCCCGGTCAACGCGACCTGCACCGTCGGGTTCTGCTGGGTCAGCGCGATAATTGGCCAGAAGAACTCGTTCCAGGCCAGCACGAAGGTCAGCATGCCCAATACGGCCATGGCGGGTCGGGCGGCGGGGAAGACCACGTGCCACACCACGCGGAGGCTGTTCGCCCCGTCCATCCGAGCTGCCTCGATCAGCTCCGAAGGCAGCGCCTGCACCAGATACTGGCGCATGAAGAACACGCCGAACGCGCTGACCATCGTCGGCAGGATGACCGCCTGGAGCTGGTCGGTCCACTCCAACTCGGCGATGGCCATGAACAGCGGAACCACCGTGAGCTGCGGTGGCACCATCATCGTCCCGATGACCAGCAGGAGCAACAGGTTCTTCGCCCGGAACCGGAGCTTGGCGAAGGCGAATCCGGCGAGCGTCGCGAACAGCACGGTGGAGACCGTGATGGTGCCGGCCACGAAGATCGTGTTGAACATGGCCTTGCCCAGGTTGGCGTCGTTCCAGGCCATGTCCAGGTTGTCGAAGAGCCGGTCGCCGAACCAGAACGGCGGCGTGGGCTCGGACAGCCGGGCGTTGGTGTGCGAGGCGGCGATCGCGGACCACACCAGGGGGAAGAGCGAGCCGACGGAGAAGACGATCAGGATGAGATACGTCAGCCAGCCGGCGCGCAGATGCCCGCCCGCCTGGTTGGCCTTCCCGCGCGGCTTCCGCGCGCCCCGCCGAGGAGCGGGTTCCGGCTCGGCGGCTGTGTCCGTCGCGACGACGTCGGTGGTGCTGGCCATCACGCCTCCTGACCATTGCTCTTGCCCACCAGGCGGGTGAGCAGCCAGTAGAGAAGCCCGATGATGATCAGCAACAGGAACATCGCCCAGGCGATGGCCGCCGCACGGCCGAGGTGCAGGTTGACCCAGCCGGTCTCGTACAGATAGAGCCCCAGCGTCTGGTACTGGCTCTGCGAGCCGCCGTTCGGGCTGCCTGCCAACAGCAGTGGTTCGCCGAAGAGTTGGGTCGCCCCGATGGTGGAGACCACCACGGTGAAGATGATGGTGGGGCGGAGCGAGGGGATGGTCACATAGCGGAACTGCTGCCAGCGGGAGGCCCCGTCCAGCGATGCCGACTCGTAGAGGTCGTTCGGCACCGCCTGCATGGCGGCCAGATAGATCAGGGTGTTGTAGCCCGTCCACCGCCAGATCACGATGGTGGAGATCGCGAACTGCGAGGTCCAGGTGCCGGCCTCCCAGTTCACCGGGTCGATGCCCACCAGCCCCAGGGCCCAGTTGATCATCCCGTAGTCGCGCCCGTAGAGCATGGCGAAGACCAGGGTGGCCGCCGCGATCGAGGTGGCGTACGGGGTGAGCAGCGCGACGCGGAACGCCATGCTGCCGCGGAGCTTGTAGTTGAGCACATGCGCCAGGCCCAGGGCCATCAGCAGCTGCGGCACGGTCGAGATGATGCCGATGGTGAAGGTGTTGCGCAGCGCGTTCCAGAAGAACTCGTCGTTCCAGAGGCGCGTGAAGTTGTCGAGCCCGAGCCAGGTCATGTCGTTCGGATCGACCAACGACGACTGGTGCATCGCCGCCCACCCCGTGTAGATGAGGGGGAAGAGCCCGAAGGCGGCGAAGAAGAGGAAGAAGGGGGAGATAAAGGCGTACGGACTGTACTTGAGGTCCCAGCGGTACCAACGGGACCGTCGTTCCAGCTTCTTGACCTCCCGGTCGGTGGGCTCGTCTGTCTTTTCGGACGTGTGGCGCGGGGCCGCGCCCCCCGAGGAGTCGGGGGGCGCGGCCTTGGCGTGGTCAGTCGTCATCTACCTGTCCTGGTCATTCCGCGAGTGCGTTGTCCAGCTGGCTCACGACGCTGCTCCAGGCATCGTCGGGAGAGAGGCCCTGCTGTTCGAGCGCGACCAGGCCGTTGGTGATGTTCTCCTGGATCACCTGGTCCGACGGGCCGATGATCGTGGTCGGGATCTCCGCCGCGGCCTGGGTGAAGATCTCGCCGATCGGCGCGTCCTGGAAGTACTCGTGCGTGGCCTCAAGCACCGCGGGCAGCTCGTGCGCCTCGGAGGAGCTGGGGAAGCTGCCGCGCTCACTGAAGAGCTTGGCCTGCTGCTCGGGAGCGGTCAGCCAGGCGGCGAGCTTGACGGCCTCCTCCTTGTTGCTGCCGGCCTCGGGCACTCCGATGAAGGAGCCACCCCAGTTGGACGGGTTCGGCGACTGGGCGACATCCCAGTTGCCCAGGCCGTTCTCGCCGGCGTGCTCCTGGATGTAGCCGAGCATCCAGGCCGGGCAGGAGGCGACGGTGGCGAAGGCGCCGTTGGCGAAGGCGCTGTTCCACTCGTCCTGGAACTGCTGCTGCTTGTCGGTCAGACCCGCCTCGGCGGCCTGCACGGACAGGTCCCAGGCGGTCTGGACGGCCTCGGTCTCCTGGTAGTTGATCTCGCCGTCGGCGCTGTAGTACCGCTCCTCGTAGGCGGAGACCACCGCGTTGAACATGCCGCCGGCGGAGTCCAGATAGGCCACGTCCGCCGGCCCGTTGGCGGCGAACTCCTCGCCGACCGCGAGGTAGGCCTCCCAGTCGGTGAAGAGGGCGCTGACCTCCGCGCGGTCGGTCGGCAGCCCCGCCTCCTCGAAGTAGTCCGTGCGGTAGCAGATGCCGGTGGGGCCGATGTCCGTGCCGAGGCCGATCACACGACCGTCCTCGGAGGTCGCCTGATCCAGCTTCCAGGGCAGGAAGTGGCCGGTGTCCACGCCCTCGTACTCGTTGAAGTCCACCCAGCGGCCGTTGAGGTCGCCGGTCATCTCGGCGATGTTGCCGACCTCGATGGCCTGGATGTCCAGCAGGCCGCTGTTCTGCGCGAGACGGGTGCGCAGCTGGGTGATGTAGTCGCCGTTCTCGGCGATCGAGTCCTGCTCGATGGTGACGTGCTCGTTCAGAGCCTCGTACTCCTCGTAGAGGCCGGCTTCCTCGAAGCCGAACTGCCCGAAGACGCCGACGCGCAGGGTCACCTGACTGTCGCCGTCGCCATCGCCGCCATCGTCGTCGTCACTGCCGCAGCCGGCGAGCAGGCCGGTGGCGAGGGTGGCGGCGATGCCGACCGCGAACATTCGGGTGGATCTACGGCTTGGCCGGTAAGAGATGCGTGCTCTATCGCGCATGACGGGTCGTCCTCCTGGCGCACAGATGACGTTGCCTTCCCGGCCGTGGTGTGGCTGTGGGGGATGGGCCCGGGCTTGGAACGTGCGGGTTGTAGGGTTCGAGCGCGTGGGAGCGCTCCCAGACGTGATGGGTTGAAGGCTTCCTGAGCCCTCGGCGAGTGTCAAGTCGTAGAACAAGTCGTCTCGGTATCCGTGATGTAGTTGGACTCTGGGGCGCAAACGGGAGGAACCGATGGCAGTGACAAGGCGCGGCGCTGGACGTGACGGAAGACCGACCCTGGAGCAGGTCGCGGCCCGCGCGGGCGTGGGGCGAGGGACGGTGTCCCGCGTGATCAACGGGTCTCCCCGGGTCAGCGAGCGCACCCGCGCGGCTGTTCAGCAGGCCATCGCCGATCTGGGCTATGTCCCGCACCGGGCCGCCAGGGCCCTGGCGGCGAACCGTTCGGACGCCATCGCGCTGGTGGTGCCCGAGGCCGAGACCAGGCTGTTCTCCGAGCCGTACTTCTCGGGCATCATCCGGGGGGTGAGCGCGGAGTTGGCGGACACCGACATCCAGTTGCTGCTCACGCTGATCCGGACCCCCAAGGAACGAGCCAGATTCGCCCAGTACGCGGCCAGTCACCGGGTGGACGGCGTGCTGCTGGTATCGGTCCACGGTGACGATCCCATGCCCGATCAGTTGGCTGAAATGGGCATCCCCGTGGTGATGAACGGACGGCGTTCCTCGGACGAGATGGTCCCGCACGTCGACTGCGACAACGTCGGCGGCGCGCAGTTGGCCGTGGAGCATCTGCTCGGGCGTGGGCGTTCCACGGTGGCCACCATCACGGGGCCGGCCGACATGTATGTGGCCCGCTGCCGGCTGGAGGGCTATCGCGAGGCGCTGCGCGCGGCCGGGCGGGAGCCCGAGGAGGAGCTGACCGCCAAGGGCGACTTCTCCGAGGAGAGCGGCCACGCCGCGATGCACCAGCTGCTCAGGCGCCGCCCGCAGCTGGACGCCGTCTTCTGCGCTTCGGACCTGATGGCCATCGGCGCCCGGCGCGCCCTGCGTGAGCTGGGGCGTTCGGTGCCGGGCGACGTGGCCCTCGTCGGGTTCGACGATTCGGCGCTGGCGCGGCACATGGATCCGGCGCTGACCAGTGTGCGGCAGCCGATGGAGGGGATGGGGCGGGCCATGACGCGCGCCCTGTTGGCGGAGATCTCCGACGCGGGGCCCGAGCGGCCGAGGCTGGTGCTCCCGACCGAGCTGGTGCGCCGCTCCTCCTCCTGAACCTCCCGCGCGCCGAACGGGGTCGACCGCCGTGCCCCCTTCGGTCGGTCCCCGCCGGCCGGTGCGACGACGGGGGATCCGGCTGACACTCCCGGATCCCCCGCTGTCGCCTTTCGATCGCCGCCCGCTCGTAGAACCGCTCCCACAGGGTGCGTTCTCAGCCAAACCACCGGTGGCCGACCGTTGTCAGAAGGTTGTGCAAGGAAGCGTCCACTGTCGGTGCGGCGGTCTATGGTCCCTTGCATGGCTGTTCGACAACTGTGCGCGCCAGGCGACCTGGATCTCCGCCGGCCGTTGCCCGGACGGCCGGCCGCCGCGCAGCGCGTCACCGCGGTCGCGGCCACGGCCGGGCTGTCCCGGATCGCCGTGGCCACCGCCGCGCCCTGGTTCCCCGGCCTCGCCGAGCTCCTGGTCCTGCGGCCGGACGAGGCTGGCCCGCCCCGGCGGGTGCCGTTGGCCCGCCGTCCCCAGGGGGCGGTGGTCAGGGATCTGCTGTTCAGCTCGGGTGCCGCCGCGCTGACGGTCTCCCTGGGCGGCACGGAGGAGCAACAGATCGGCCAGATCGCGCACTTCGCGCTGGAGCCGGAGCTCTCCGAGCGCTGGCGACGTTCGCTCAGCCGGCCGGTCTACGCCGGGTTCGGCGAGTGCGACGGGCTGCGGCTCGCCGTCAGCGCGGATGGGCGGACGGTCGCCGGCTGTGATCAGAGCAGCCGGAGCGTGCTGGCCTGGTCGGCCGCCGACGGTGGCCGGTTGGTCGACGGCGCCGCCGAACCGCCCAGGGTCGGCGGCAGCGAGGCCGTCGCGGTCGACGCCGACGGCTCCAGGGTCGCGTTCCGGCTCTGCCGCCCCTACGAGCGCGCGCCCGACGGGGGGATAGCCGTGCTCACCCCGGCCAGTGGGGAGTTGGCCGTGGTGCCCACCGGGCTCGACTGGTGCGCCGGCCTGGCCTTCGCGCCCGACGGCGGAACGGTGGTGGTGCTCGGTGTGGTCGCCGGGGCCGCCGAGGCGGTCTTTGTCGCGGCCGACGGGACGGGGGTCGGCGCGCGCCGCCGGTTGGCGCCATTGCCGGGGGAGGCGAGTCAGCAGACGCTCCGCCCGGTCTGGGGGGCGGCCGGTCCCAGAGCCGCGGTCCGCGCGGGCCGCACGGTCACGGTCTGGCAGCTGGACACCGGCGAACCTCTCTGCTCGGTGCCCGATCTGGGCCGTTCCACGGCCTGGTCGCTCACCCCCGACGGCCGCGCGCTGGTCGTGGCCTCCCCGACCGAGGTCCGTGGCCACGACCTCGGTTGACCGCCGATCACGCCCGCCGAACCTAGGACGGACGCCATGCCCCCATCGGACCACGACCTTCCGCACATCCCGCACATCCCGCGCACCCCGCGGACCGAATCCGTCCCCGCACCGCCCGATCCGCGCGAGCTGCTGTCGGCCAGGCCGAGTGAGGCCGGTTGGTGGGAGATCTGCGCGCTGCTGGAGCGGCTCGCGCCGGGCGAGCTCCGCGCCCTGCGCCCGTTGGCGCTGCGGTGGCCCGCCGCCCAGCGGCCGATGCCTGATCGCTGGTGGGCCCAGTGGATCGCGGGCGACATCCGCCCGCACCACGCCTTCGCCGGCACCCGCGCGCTCGGCCGTCTCGACCATGTGGAGACGGGCACGGTGCCCCGCCCGGTCGCCGAGGACTGGGCGGACGAGCCGGGCGAGCAGCGCTCCGCGGACGAGCTCCTGGACGGTCCCGACGGAGGCGAGAGCCGCGCCGCCTACTTCTACAACGGCGCGAGCGCGGTGGCCGCGCCCTCGGGGCTCGGCTGGTTGGCGGTCGCCGCAGCCGCCGAGTGGCACCACAACGGCGGCGACATCGTCCGTTGGGAGACCACCAGGGACGCCCCGTTGGTCTGGTATCTCGATGGCGCGCGCCACCACGACGAGTCCTACGAGGTGGCGGTCAGCCCCGACGACGAGGTGCTGGTGGCCGCCGTCGAGGGGTCCTGGATCGGCTGGTCGGCGCGCACGGGGGAGCGGCTCTGGCGGGTGTCGCCGCACCCCGATCCGACGGCGGACGGCTGGGGCGCCTCGGCCGCCGATCCGGCGGACACCTCGGTCGGCATGGACGATCTGGTCCGCTTCGGCTTCTCCGCCGACGGCCGTCGGCTCGCGGTGGGAACGGGCAGCTCCGATGTGGTCGCGGTGCTGGCCAGCGCCACCGGCGAGGTGCTGTTGCGGGTTCCGGAGGGCGAGGACGCCTTCGGGCCCGTCGCCCTGGACGGCACAGGGGAGTTGGTGGCGCACACGGGGCACGCGGGGCGGGTCGTGCTGCGCCGGGTGGCCGACGGGCGGGTGCTCGCGGTGGCCGACACGGGGCTCAGCTCGATCGCCGCCCTGGCGCTGGCGCCCGGTGGCGACGGCCTGTTCGTGGTTGGCGGCGCGGTCGGCGGGGTGCCGGAGCGGGCCGGCCTGGCCACGGCCGCGCGCCCAGCGGCCCGGCTGTTCACGGTCGAGCGCCGAGCCGGGGGCGGCGCCACGCTGGCGGGCCAACGGCTGTTGCGGCCCGGCGGGTTCACGGAGGGTCTCGACGCCGACTCGCCGTCGGCCGCGATCACCGCGCGCGCCTGTTGGACGCCGAGCGGTCCTTTCGCCTTCCTGGGGGCGGACTTCGGCTCGCTCCTCTTCGACGGCGCGGGGCGCACGCTGTGGGCGGATCCGGCGGCGGCCATCGGCGGGTTCACCGCGGACGGCCGGGCGCTGGTGGTGGTTCAGGAGGACATCGACGTCTGGTTCCTCGCCGGGTTGGCGAGGCCGGACGGCGAGACGGAGCCCGCGGGGGAGGATCCCGGGCCCGGCCGGGTGCTGTTGACGGGGCTGCCGCCGGCGCTGGCCGGCGGGGCGCCGCTGGATCCGGACGCGCGCGAACTGCCCTGCTCCCACTGGTCGGTGCGGGTCGCCGCGGTCGCCGACGGGGCGCGGGCGCTGGCCTTCTGCACCAAGCTCGACCGGGATTCGGTCGGCCGTCCCCAGGTGCTGTGCCGGTGGCCCTCGGACGGCGCCCCGGACGCGCCGGTCGACGCGCTGCTGCTGCCCGGGGTCGAGGGCGCCGCCTACCTCTCCGACCTGGCCTTCTCCCCCCGTGGTGACGTGGTCGCGCGCGGGCTGTTGGGGGAGGAGACGGTGCTGGCGTTGGACGAGGTGGCGACCGGCCTCACCCGCTGGGTCTTCACCCTGCCCACGCTGCCCTGGGACGAGGAGGAGCGGCTCAGGCTCGCGTTCAGCGCGGACGGCTCGCGGTTGGTGTTGGCGGCCCATGTCACGGGCCGGGTCGTGGTGGTGGACGTCGCGAGTGGGAAGCCGGTGCTCTCGTTGGCCGAGTCCCCGAGGGACACGGTCTCCTGGCGCGGTGCCCGGGTCGATCTGGCGGCGCTCGACGCGGCGGGGGAGCGGCTGGCCTTCGGCGTGCGGGACGCGCTCAGCCGGGTGATCGTCCGCGAGGTGGGTGGCCCCGCCGTCCCGGTGCCGGTGCCGGCCGGGCTGCGGCAGATCACGGGGTTGGCCTTCTCGCCAGACGGCGAGCGGTTGGCGGTGGCCGGCGCCACCCATCGGGGGCACGCGGGTCTTTGGCTGTTGCCGCTGGGCGAGGGGGCCGGCGACGCCACGGTCACTCCCACCACGGCGGTGCGGGATCTGCCGATGCACGATCAGCCGGATGGTCAGCTGGTGTGGTCGACGGCCGGTCCTCGGGTGTACTTCCCCGGCAGCCATGGCTGGGGCGTGCTCTGGGACGCCGGCACGGGCCGCACCCTGGCGGAGATACCGTTCGGCTGCGCCGACGGCGGGGTCGCGCTCTCGCCCGACGGCCACACCCTGGTCACCGTCACGCAGTTCGGCGCCCGCCGCTGGCCGCTGCCCACCCCGTGACGCGCGCCTCGCGCCGACGCCGACGCCGATGCCGGGACCGGGACCGGGGCCGGGGCCGGGAACGCACCGCACCCCCCGGTGCCGGGGCGGCGTCCGGGGGGTGCGGGCGTGGGGGGTTTTCTGTGGTGTCACCAGGGCCTTCGGGCCGGATCGTTCATCCGGCCCGAAGGGCGCGGATCACAGGGGCGGGTAGGCGTTCGCCAGCAGCTCCTGGAACTGCGCGGAGAACCAGTGGCCGGAGATGGGAGCGTCACCCAGGGCACCGGACATGTTGTGGTTGTTGCGCGGGTTGCCCTCGTAGGTGGGGTCGCACATCCGGTCGAAGCCCTTGCCCTCGTCGTTCGGGATCTCCTCGCTGGAGCCGTCCGACTCGCCCGGGGGCTTGATCCACACGTAGGCGTCGATGCCCTCGGCAGGCGCGACCTCGGGCCGCTCACCGAGGCCGGCACCGGCCTGGTTGCACCAGTTGCCGGTCTGGAAACGCTTGTCCACGCGGCTCTCGTCGACGTAGGTGTCCACGTCGGTCGCCGTGCTGGTGCCGGTCGGACGGTCGGGGCCGCCCCAGCCGCTGCGGGAGGTGTCGATCAGCATGCCGATGTCCGAGGCGAAGCCCTTGGAGACCAGCTCGGTACGGAACGCCTGGGCGAACGACTGGTTGTCGTTGTAGTTGTTCCAGTCGACCCAGGAACCCTCGCGCACCGAACTGCCGCCCACGGTGTCCGTGACGTCGTAGTAGGGCTCGACCGCCGGGCCGAAGTTGGCCGTGTTGACGATGAAGCCGTGCACGTCGTCGAAGGAGGCACCACCGGTGGTGGCGGTCTCGGCGAACAGGTCGGCGGAGGCGCCGAAGTTGTCGTCCCACCCGATCCAGCCGTAGTGGCCGGCGTCGATGTAGTTGTAGACGTTCTCGATCGCGCCGAGCTGCTCGATCGCGTAGGCGACACCGTTGACGTAGTTGCCGTTGGCCAGCATCTCGTCACACTCGGGGGTGGCCGTCTCGCGCGGGCTCACGTTGGTGATGAGGTTCGGCAGCGAGTCGATCTCGATGACCGTGACGATCCGCAGGTCGGCGTAGGCCGGGTCACCGATGATCTCGGCGATCGGGTCGATGAAGTCGCTCTGGTAGGTCGCCAGGTCGTCCGGCGCCAGCTGGCCGTTGGAGGCGAGCGCGGCGCAGTCACGTCCCGGCAGGTTGTAGACCACGACCTGGAACACGAAGTTCTCGTGGTCCTGGGCCTGGACCAGCGCGTTGTCGAGGTGCTCGCGCAGGCCCGTGCTGTTGCCGGCGGAGCCGCCGTCGATCGCTTCGATACGGTCCAGCCAGACACCGGTGGGCTCGTTGGCGATGGCCTCGCCGCCCGGCTCGGCGGCGGCGTTGGCCGACCAGTCCGGGTTCACGTAGACGCCGGCGCCCTC
This region includes:
- a CDS encoding carbohydrate ABC transporter permease — its product is MASTTDVVATDTAAEPEPAPRRGARKPRGKANQAGGHLRAGWLTYLILIVFSVGSLFPLVWSAIAASHTNARLSEPTPPFWFGDRLFDNLDMAWNDANLGKAMFNTIFVAGTITVSTVLFATLAGFAFAKLRFRAKNLLLLLVIGTMMVPPQLTVVPLFMAIAELEWTDQLQAVILPTMVSAFGVFFMRQYLVQALPSELIEAARMDGANSLRVVWHVVFPAARPAMAVLGMLTFVLAWNEFFWPIIALTQQNPTVQVALTGLGQGYVPDRGVIMAGALLGTLPLLIAFVLFGRQIVGGIMNGALKG
- a CDS encoding carbohydrate ABC transporter permease, yielding MTTDHAKAAPPDSSGGAAPRHTSEKTDEPTDREVKKLERRSRWYRWDLKYSPYAFISPFFLFFAAFGLFPLIYTGWAAMHQSSLVDPNDMTWLGLDNFTRLWNDEFFWNALRNTFTIGIISTVPQLLMALGLAHVLNYKLRGSMAFRVALLTPYATSIAAATLVFAMLYGRDYGMINWALGLVGIDPVNWEAGTWTSQFAISTIVIWRWTGYNTLIYLAAMQAVPNDLYESASLDGASRWQQFRYVTIPSLRPTIIFTVVVSTIGATQLFGEPLLLAGSPNGGSQSQYQTLGLYLYETGWVNLHLGRAAAIAWAMFLLLIIIGLLYWLLTRLVGKSNGQEA
- a CDS encoding ABC transporter substrate-binding protein, with amino-acid sequence MFAVGIAATLATGLLAGCGSDDDDGGDGDGDSQVTLRVGVFGQFGFEEAGLYEEYEALNEHVTIEQDSIAENGDYITQLRTRLAQNSGLLDIQAIEVGNIAEMTGDLNGRWVDFNEYEGVDTGHFLPWKLDQATSEDGRVIGLGTDIGPTGICYRTDYFEEAGLPTDRAEVSALFTDWEAYLAVGEEFAANGPADVAYLDSAGGMFNAVVSAYEERYYSADGEINYQETEAVQTAWDLSVQAAEAGLTDKQQQFQDEWNSAFANGAFATVASCPAWMLGYIQEHAGENGLGNWDVAQSPNPSNWGGSFIGVPEAGSNKEEAVKLAAWLTAPEQQAKLFSERGSFPSSSEAHELPAVLEATHEYFQDAPIGEIFTQAAAEIPTTIIGPSDQVIQENITNGLVALEQQGLSPDDAWSSVVSQLDNALAE
- a CDS encoding LacI family DNA-binding transcriptional regulator codes for the protein MAVTRRGAGRDGRPTLEQVAARAGVGRGTVSRVINGSPRVSERTRAAVQQAIADLGYVPHRAARALAANRSDAIALVVPEAETRLFSEPYFSGIIRGVSAELADTDIQLLLTLIRTPKERARFAQYAASHRVDGVLLVSVHGDDPMPDQLAEMGIPVVMNGRRSSDEMVPHVDCDNVGGAQLAVEHLLGRGRSTVATITGPADMYVARCRLEGYREALRAAGREPEEELTAKGDFSEESGHAAMHQLLRRRPQLDAVFCASDLMAIGARRALRELGRSVPGDVALVGFDDSALARHMDPALTSVRQPMEGMGRAMTRALLAEISDAGPERPRLVLPTELVRRSSS
- a CDS encoding WD40 repeat domain-containing protein; translation: MPPSDHDLPHIPHIPRTPRTESVPAPPDPRELLSARPSEAGWWEICALLERLAPGELRALRPLALRWPAAQRPMPDRWWAQWIAGDIRPHHAFAGTRALGRLDHVETGTVPRPVAEDWADEPGEQRSADELLDGPDGGESRAAYFYNGASAVAAPSGLGWLAVAAAAEWHHNGGDIVRWETTRDAPLVWYLDGARHHDESYEVAVSPDDEVLVAAVEGSWIGWSARTGERLWRVSPHPDPTADGWGASAADPADTSVGMDDLVRFGFSADGRRLAVGTGSSDVVAVLASATGEVLLRVPEGEDAFGPVALDGTGELVAHTGHAGRVVLRRVADGRVLAVADTGLSSIAALALAPGGDGLFVVGGAVGGVPERAGLATAARPAARLFTVERRAGGGATLAGQRLLRPGGFTEGLDADSPSAAITARACWTPSGPFAFLGADFGSLLFDGAGRTLWADPAAAIGGFTADGRALVVVQEDIDVWFLAGLARPDGETEPAGEDPGPGRVLLTGLPPALAGGAPLDPDARELPCSHWSVRVAAVADGARALAFCTKLDRDSVGRPQVLCRWPSDGAPDAPVDALLLPGVEGAAYLSDLAFSPRGDVVARGLLGEETVLALDEVATGLTRWVFTLPTLPWDEEERLRLAFSADGSRLVLAAHVTGRVVVVDVASGKPVLSLAESPRDTVSWRGARVDLAALDAAGERLAFGVRDALSRVIVREVGGPAVPVPVPAGLRQITGLAFSPDGERLAVAGATHRGHAGLWLLPLGEGAGDATVTPTTAVRDLPMHDQPDGQLVWSTAGPRVYFPGSHGWGVLWDAGTGRTLAEIPFGCADGGVALSPDGHTLVTVTQFGARRWPLPTP
- a CDS encoding glycoside hydrolase family 6 protein, yielding MSRTNPPRLRRRKTALLAGALLGAGVMTVSTLGVASANEDAQPLARVDNPYEGAGVYVNPDWSANAAAEPGGEAIANEPTGVWLDRIEAIDGGSAGNSTGLREHLDNALVQAQDHENFVFQVVVYNLPGRDCAALASNGQLAPDDLATYQSDFIDPIAEIIGDPAYADLRIVTVIEIDSLPNLITNVSPRETATPECDEMLANGNYVNGVAYAIEQLGAIENVYNYIDAGHYGWIGWDDNFGASADLFAETATTGGASFDDVHGFIVNTANFGPAVEPYYDVTDTVGGSSVREGSWVDWNNYNDNQSFAQAFRTELVSKGFASDIGMLIDTSRSGWGGPDRPTGTSTATDVDTYVDESRVDKRFQTGNWCNQAGAGLGERPEVAPAEGIDAYVWIKPPGESDGSSEEIPNDEGKGFDRMCDPTYEGNPRNNHNMSGALGDAPISGHWFSAQFQELLANAYPPL